From the Acidicapsa ligni genome, one window contains:
- a CDS encoding formylglycine-generating enzyme family protein, whose amino-acid sequence MIHSFLKRFKLVAFSLGFACCVAGSAGHAQDVFYSPQGEQIPGPNCDSVPSEDGGKARTCLPHEFSGWLSDVRHWRSERKVRVGYGAAEAADYERPELKWTQSSFIQPQMMVHDLYFYDAATQKYTVDKYLADLQTRYGGIDSVLIWHTYPNIGIDDRNQFDMLRDLPGGIPGVKAMVDEFHHRGVKVLFPVMVWDQGTREEDGSMWDALDKELVAIGADGINGDTLDGMPRVVSSTSIALKHPLALEPEVGLAADEMVAYNTLSWGYWKYEFTPAVSRYKWLETRHMVNVSDRWAHDHLDNLQAAFFNGVGFESWENIWGIWNQLTPRDAETIRRISLIERAFSAQLVSPDWEPHTPTRTYGVFASKWPANGQTLWTLVNRNAYAVDGGQLRIPVVAGAHYYDLWHGEEIQPSNEDGELVLSFSMEANGYGAILETAEISPATTALLTQMKTLAEKPLQSFSREWKTIPQTLVPIDPTEPVAKESKKETKDMVRIPAGDFNFRVNGIEIEGMDDEGVDVQYPWENSARRFHDHFMHVHSFWMDKYPITNIEFKRFLDASNYAPADTHNFLRDWVNGTYPNGWANKPVTWVSIEDARAYAKWAGKRLPHEWEWQYAAQGTDGRRYPWGNLEGPATPPPATMTTNPEAVAQIAGLPAAQTAAQANGVIPAAPATGSTATPSGPVVQQPGSQTASAPGEAAVPAPCPDCPAIVFGSTPNPDKGREMLPASDVRVHPRGASPFGVIDLVGNVWQWTDEYHDEHTRFAVLRGGSHYQPQGSRWYFPQAYELSQHGKYLLMAPGLDRSGTVGFRCVKDTLDKDEK is encoded by the coding sequence GTGATCCATTCTTTTTTGAAACGTTTTAAATTGGTCGCCTTTTCTCTTGGTTTTGCCTGCTGCGTGGCCGGTAGTGCAGGTCATGCGCAGGATGTTTTTTATAGCCCGCAAGGCGAGCAGATTCCCGGCCCAAACTGCGATTCTGTTCCCTCTGAGGATGGCGGCAAGGCACGCACATGCCTGCCGCACGAGTTCTCCGGATGGCTCTCCGATGTGCGTCACTGGCGCAGTGAACGCAAGGTGCGCGTTGGTTACGGAGCCGCCGAGGCAGCGGATTACGAGCGACCGGAGCTGAAGTGGACGCAGTCCAGTTTCATCCAGCCGCAGATGATGGTGCATGATCTTTATTTCTACGATGCCGCCACGCAGAAATACACCGTGGACAAGTATCTTGCTGACTTACAAACGAGATACGGCGGCATCGACAGCGTGCTGATCTGGCATACCTATCCCAACATCGGCATTGACGACCGCAACCAGTTCGACATGCTGAGGGATCTTCCCGGCGGCATCCCTGGTGTCAAAGCGATGGTGGATGAGTTTCATCATCGTGGAGTAAAGGTTTTGTTTCCCGTGATGGTGTGGGATCAGGGTACGCGCGAAGAAGACGGATCGATGTGGGATGCCCTGGACAAGGAGCTGGTAGCGATTGGGGCCGACGGTATCAACGGGGACACGCTGGATGGAATGCCGAGGGTTGTTTCTTCCACCTCGATTGCGCTCAAGCATCCTCTGGCTCTTGAGCCTGAGGTGGGCCTTGCTGCCGATGAAATGGTGGCTTACAACACGCTTTCATGGGGATATTGGAAGTACGAATTTACCCCTGCGGTGAGCCGCTACAAGTGGCTGGAGACGCGGCACATGGTCAACGTCAGTGACCGTTGGGCGCATGACCATCTCGACAATCTGCAGGCTGCTTTCTTCAACGGCGTAGGGTTTGAAAGTTGGGAGAATATCTGGGGTATCTGGAACCAGCTCACTCCTCGCGACGCGGAGACGATACGCCGTATATCGCTGATAGAGCGCGCCTTTTCTGCGCAGCTTGTTTCTCCGGATTGGGAGCCGCATACGCCGACACGCACCTATGGCGTCTTTGCCAGTAAATGGCCGGCGAATGGACAGACGCTTTGGACGCTGGTGAATCGGAATGCCTATGCAGTGGACGGTGGGCAGTTACGCATTCCCGTGGTTGCCGGAGCACACTACTACGATCTGTGGCACGGCGAAGAGATACAGCCCTCGAACGAAGATGGTGAGCTTGTACTTTCGTTTTCGATGGAAGCGAACGGGTACGGCGCGATATTGGAGACTGCGGAGATTTCGCCTGCAACGACCGCTCTGCTGACGCAGATGAAGACGCTGGCCGAGAAGCCTCTGCAATCTTTTTCCCGCGAATGGAAGACGATTCCGCAGACGCTTGTTCCCATTGATCCGACTGAGCCGGTGGCTAAAGAATCGAAGAAAGAAACCAAGGATATGGTGCGCATTCCGGCTGGCGATTTCAACTTCCGCGTGAACGGAATTGAGATCGAGGGCATGGATGACGAGGGCGTGGATGTGCAGTATCCGTGGGAAAACTCAGCACGGCGCTTTCATGATCACTTCATGCATGTGCACTCCTTTTGGATGGATAAGTATCCAATCACCAACATTGAGTTCAAGCGCTTTCTGGATGCAAGCAATTACGCACCAGCGGATACGCATAACTTCCTGCGCGACTGGGTAAACGGGACTTATCCCAATGGCTGGGCGAATAAGCCGGTGACGTGGGTTTCCATTGAAGACGCTCGCGCGTATGCAAAGTGGGCTGGCAAGCGCCTGCCGCATGAGTGGGAGTGGCAATACGCGGCACAGGGTACCGATGGCCGCAGATACCCGTGGGGCAATCTTGAGGGCCCTGCTACGCCGCCTCCCGCTACGATGACGACAAATCCGGAAGCTGTTGCTCAGATTGCTGGCTTGCCCGCTGCTCAGACGGCTGCTCAGGCGAATGGGGTTATTCCTGCCGCTCCTGCCACCGGTTCAACTGCTACCCCATCAGGCCCGGTAGTCCAGCAGCCGGGTTCGCAAACTGCAAGCGCACCTGGCGAGGCCGCAGTTCCCGCTCCCTGCCCTGATTGCCCGGCGATTGTTTTTGGCTCGACGCCTAATCCGGATAAAGGCCGGGAGATGCTGCCTGCCAGCGATGTGCGCGTTCATCCGCGTGGAGCCAGCCCGTTTGGCGTAATAGATCTTGTCGGCAACGTCTGGCAGTGGACGGATGAGTACCACGATGAACACACGCGTTTCGCTGTTTTACGCGGAGGCAGTCACTATCAGCCGCAGGGTTCGCGATGGTATTTTCCGCAGGCCTATGAACTCAGCCAGCATGGGAAATATCTGTTGATGGCGCCTGGTTTGGATCGCTCGGGGACCGTCGGCTTCCGTTGCGTAAAAGACACTCTGGATAAGGATGAAAAGTAG
- a CDS encoding Rieske 2Fe-2S domain-containing protein produces MTAPSQTLTTITPAGQPAQGPTATLIYDDWYPALRSDQLKGKTLKTAMLLDLPLVLGRRKDGRIFAMRDSCPHRGIPLSVGWFDGERVTCRYHGWEFEPCSGQCQTIPSLSSFDKLDATRIFASAYPCVERDGYAWVYIPGPGAGRKSDISELRPVPELTKFSDRYRTAHLTADLPCNVDHGIIGLMDPAHGPFVHQAWWWRSRASIREKTKRFEPIPEGFRMAAHAPSGNSAPYKLLGVYGEPVETTIDFVLPNRRWETIRCGPKWFTSLTTVTPVTASTCRIDVVAAWNVFYRVPFVTPIAKFFGAKFVRQDQITMIQQAEGLRHNPSLMLIDDADKPAKWYFALKQARLDETNRHPMDGPVELHWRS; encoded by the coding sequence ATGACGGCGCCCAGCCAGACACTCACGACGATCACCCCGGCAGGCCAGCCAGCCCAGGGCCCGACAGCGACGTTGATCTATGACGACTGGTATCCGGCGCTGCGCTCCGATCAACTCAAGGGCAAAACACTCAAGACCGCCATGCTGCTCGATCTTCCGCTCGTGCTTGGTCGCCGCAAAGACGGACGCATCTTCGCCATGCGCGATAGCTGCCCCCACCGCGGCATTCCACTGAGCGTAGGCTGGTTCGATGGCGAACGAGTGACCTGTCGCTATCATGGCTGGGAGTTCGAGCCCTGCAGCGGGCAGTGCCAGACGATTCCATCGCTCTCAAGCTTCGACAAGCTGGACGCAACACGCATCTTCGCCTCAGCCTACCCCTGCGTTGAGCGGGATGGTTATGCATGGGTCTACATTCCCGGCCCAGGTGCAGGCCGCAAATCCGATATCTCTGAGCTGCGGCCAGTGCCGGAGCTGACCAAATTCAGCGACAGATATCGCACCGCCCACCTCACCGCCGATCTCCCCTGCAACGTGGATCACGGCATCATCGGCCTCATGGATCCCGCACACGGTCCATTCGTACATCAGGCCTGGTGGTGGCGTTCGCGTGCATCGATTCGCGAAAAGACCAAGCGCTTCGAACCGATTCCCGAAGGCTTCCGCATGGCAGCACACGCGCCCAGCGGCAACTCCGCTCCGTATAAATTACTCGGCGTCTACGGCGAGCCGGTAGAGACCACCATTGACTTCGTGCTGCCCAACCGCCGCTGGGAAACGATTCGCTGCGGCCCAAAGTGGTTCACCAGCCTGACCACCGTCACGCCAGTCACAGCCTCCACATGCCGCATCGATGTTGTAGCGGCGTGGAACGTCTTTTACCGTGTGCCATTCGTCACGCCGATTGCGAAGTTCTTCGGAGCGAAGTTCGTACGTCAGGACCAGATCACGATGATTCAGCAGGCCGAGGGGTTGCGGCACAACCCCAGCCTGATGTTGATCGACGATGCCGACAAGCCGGCCAAGTGGTACTTCGCACTCAAGCAGGCCCGTCTCGACGAAACCAACCGGCATCCAATGGATGGTCCCGTCGAGTTGCACTGGCGCAGCTAA
- the hpnI gene encoding bacteriohopanetetrol glucosamine biosynthesis glycosyltransferase HpnI: MEALTTLAHLLQIATTILVVASMGYCLLVLVSAVSFRLYARQKLPEFAPPISIFKPVKGLDPGMYEAFRSHCLQQYAGDYELLFGAGSHDDPAVEAVHRLIAEFPERRIKFVICPERLGTNGKVSNLIQMLPHAQHEFLLINDSDILVSPRYLERVMRQFAAPLSAGKAVGMVTALYRGRAHKTFGSILEALGIATDFQAGVLTAKLIERGIHFGLGSTLAVRREALAAAGGFEALVDQLADDYEMGARIDRAGYGVRLATEVVETSVPAYDWTGFCNHQLRWARTVRDSRRWGYVGLIFTHILSLAAINVLASGASLLSLWLFVLVFFLRLGTAMQVGAGVLADRQVLQYLLLLPLRDAIGFAIWIWSFAGNTIVWRGERFVLRNGQLVQPIATHRDQDADQDAKVRSK, encoded by the coding sequence ATGGAAGCCTTGACCACACTCGCGCACCTGCTGCAAATTGCAACGACTATACTCGTCGTGGCCAGCATGGGTTATTGCTTATTGGTACTCGTCTCAGCCGTGAGTTTCAGGCTATATGCGCGACAAAAGCTGCCGGAGTTTGCGCCGCCCATCAGCATCTTCAAACCGGTCAAAGGACTTGACCCAGGCATGTACGAGGCCTTCCGTAGCCATTGCCTGCAACAGTATGCAGGCGACTACGAACTGCTCTTCGGTGCAGGCAGCCACGACGATCCAGCAGTCGAAGCAGTGCATCGTCTCATCGCTGAATTTCCCGAGCGCAGGATCAAGTTCGTGATCTGTCCCGAGCGCCTCGGCACCAACGGCAAAGTCTCCAACCTGATCCAGATGCTGCCTCACGCACAGCATGAGTTCCTGCTGATCAACGATTCCGATATTCTCGTTTCGCCACGTTATCTAGAACGAGTTATGCGTCAGTTCGCCGCGCCGCTTTCCGCAGGCAAAGCCGTCGGAATGGTGACCGCGCTTTATCGCGGACGCGCCCACAAAACATTCGGCTCTATTCTCGAAGCACTCGGGATAGCGACAGATTTTCAGGCAGGCGTACTCACCGCAAAACTCATCGAGCGCGGCATCCACTTCGGCCTCGGTTCGACACTCGCCGTTCGCCGCGAAGCACTCGCAGCCGCTGGTGGTTTTGAGGCCCTGGTAGATCAGCTCGCAGACGACTACGAGATGGGTGCGCGAATTGACCGCGCCGGTTACGGAGTTCGCCTGGCCACAGAGGTAGTCGAAACCAGCGTCCCTGCCTATGATTGGACAGGCTTCTGCAATCACCAGTTGCGTTGGGCCAGGACCGTACGCGACAGTCGCCGCTGGGGGTACGTCGGGCTCATCTTTACCCACATCCTGTCGTTGGCTGCAATCAACGTGCTCGCATCGGGCGCAAGCCTCCTGAGTCTCTGGCTGTTTGTGCTCGTGTTCTTCCTGCGTCTTGGCACAGCTATGCAGGTGGGCGCGGGTGTTCTGGCCGACCGGCAGGTGTTGCAATATCTCCTGCTGCTCCCGCTGCGGGATGCCATAGGTTTCGCCATCTGGATCTGGAGCTTCGCGGGGAATACCATCGTATGGCGTGGCGAGCGCTTTGTGCTGCGTAACGGGCAATTGGTTCAACCTATCGCGACCCACCGCGACCAGGATGCTGATCAGGATGCTAAGGTGAGAAGCAAATGA
- a CDS encoding ABC transporter permease, with protein MAQGQARESVRMALETLRVNKLRSGLTILGIVIGVTTVITISSVINGLNNRVGDFVSSLGSNVFWVFHLPVIGVRPTTEQLTRKKLTLDDVIALRKLPHVVAADGGKQYVKSQQFRVGDVSVKYNGKKVAGTLLQGDTAQMAEVNDLALIEGRFFTEDEDDRRAKVVVLGHDTWEELFGDQPAVGKDVNIETSLYTVIGVLDKRKQPFGGGKNPQDNAVFFPLGTFENLHPEEKNVWVSVKYDDPKNKGLVEEEIRELLRVRRKVKVQAEDNFEIFGPDSLSRLWDQLTWGLRLFMLAVSSVGLMVGGVGVMNIMLVSVTERTREIGIRKALGATKRTIMTQFTTEAVTLCAVGGVVGVLVGAIITWIVYFLPIGLPASLSTFWVLFGFGVACGIGLLFGIYPAWKAANLDPIEALRYE; from the coding sequence ATGGCACAAGGACAGGCACGAGAATCGGTAAGAATGGCGCTGGAGACTCTGCGCGTAAACAAGCTGCGCTCCGGGCTGACGATTCTGGGCATCGTAATCGGCGTCACCACGGTCATTACGATCTCTTCGGTCATTAATGGATTGAATAATCGCGTCGGCGACTTCGTCAGTTCACTCGGCAGCAATGTCTTTTGGGTCTTTCATCTGCCAGTTATCGGAGTGCGCCCCACGACCGAACAGCTCACACGCAAAAAACTTACTCTCGATGATGTAATCGCTCTGCGCAAGCTTCCGCATGTGGTTGCGGCCGATGGCGGCAAGCAATATGTAAAGAGCCAGCAGTTCCGCGTCGGCGATGTCTCTGTGAAATACAACGGCAAAAAGGTCGCCGGAACTCTCCTGCAAGGCGACACCGCGCAGATGGCAGAAGTGAACGATCTGGCGTTGATTGAAGGGCGATTCTTTACGGAGGATGAGGATGATCGCCGCGCCAAAGTGGTTGTTCTGGGCCACGACACATGGGAAGAGCTTTTTGGCGATCAGCCTGCCGTAGGCAAAGACGTCAACATCGAGACCAGTCTATACACCGTGATCGGCGTACTCGATAAGCGCAAGCAGCCTTTTGGCGGAGGCAAAAATCCCCAGGACAACGCAGTTTTTTTCCCGCTCGGAACATTTGAAAATCTCCACCCCGAAGAAAAAAATGTCTGGGTCAGCGTGAAATATGACGACCCTAAAAACAAGGGCCTGGTCGAAGAAGAGATCCGCGAACTACTGCGCGTGCGTCGCAAGGTAAAGGTGCAGGCTGAGGATAATTTCGAAATCTTCGGGCCGGACTCGCTCTCGCGTTTATGGGATCAACTCACCTGGGGACTGCGGCTCTTCATGCTGGCCGTATCCAGCGTAGGTCTGATGGTTGGCGGCGTAGGCGTGATGAACATCATGCTTGTCTCTGTGACCGAGCGAACGCGTGAAATCGGCATCCGCAAAGCCCTCGGCGCGACCAAGCGCACCATCATGACGCAGTTCACCACGGAGGCAGTTACACTGTGCGCCGTCGGCGGTGTGGTCGGAGTGCTCGTTGGCGCGATAATCACCTGGATCGTCTACTTCCTGCCCATCGGCCTTCCCGCCTCGCTGTCCACATTCTGGGTGCTGTTCGGCTTTGGCGTTGCCTGCGGAATAGGCCTGCTCTTCGGCATCTATCCTGCGTGGAAGGCCGCCAATCTCGATCCCATCGAAGCACTTCGCTACGAATAA
- a CDS encoding ABC transporter permease, with protein MQFSEAVKLALQSLWANKLRSILTLIGVVMGVASVIMVITLTNTANDYMGTKLSGYGADVFTVSRQAAVIFSAEDYFRFQKRKIVRLEDYQAIKDGCTSCKEVGALLSKSTNVVHNGQSSTDTEVRGYTSTMFSLNNINIALGRAFTQADEDHATHNVVVGYDIVDNLLGDGDPLGKEIRVDGVPYIIVGVGERQGKTFGQSQDNWVSVPITTYQHTYGSNDSMTVYGRANGDAKVMERAEDEARVIMRTRRHDAPDAPDSFQLETNDTFLEIWKQISQLFTFIVLGLASISLVVGGIVIMNIMLVSVTERTREIGVRKALGARQKDVLMQFLIESALMATLGGAIGILFGIGVAELITLIFDVSVSVSLGSVLLGLFMAAGTGIFFGVYPASKAAKLDPIVALRSEM; from the coding sequence ATGCAATTCAGCGAAGCTGTCAAACTCGCACTGCAGTCGTTGTGGGCTAACAAGCTGCGCTCCATCTTGACGCTGATTGGCGTGGTGATGGGCGTGGCCTCGGTGATTATGGTCATCACCCTGACCAACACCGCCAACGACTATATGGGAACCAAACTCTCCGGATACGGAGCCGACGTTTTTACCGTCTCCCGTCAGGCCGCCGTTATCTTCAGCGCAGAGGATTACTTCCGCTTTCAAAAACGCAAGATCGTCCGGCTTGAGGACTACCAGGCAATCAAGGACGGCTGCACTTCCTGCAAAGAAGTAGGCGCGCTGCTCTCGAAAAGCACCAACGTGGTGCACAACGGCCAATCCAGCACGGATACAGAAGTGCGCGGATACACCTCCACGATGTTTTCTCTGAATAACATCAATATCGCCCTCGGCCGCGCCTTTACACAGGCAGACGAAGACCATGCCACGCACAACGTCGTCGTAGGCTACGACATCGTCGACAATCTTCTCGGAGATGGCGATCCGCTCGGCAAAGAAATTCGCGTCGACGGAGTGCCGTACATCATTGTTGGAGTGGGCGAGCGGCAAGGCAAGACCTTTGGCCAGTCGCAGGACAATTGGGTTTCAGTGCCAATCACAACCTACCAGCACACCTACGGCAGCAATGATTCAATGACCGTCTACGGCCGTGCCAACGGCGATGCCAAGGTGATGGAGCGCGCAGAAGACGAAGCCCGCGTGATCATGCGTACCCGCAGGCATGATGCTCCAGATGCGCCAGACAGTTTTCAGCTTGAAACCAACGATACATTCCTCGAAATCTGGAAGCAGATCAGCCAGCTCTTTACCTTCATCGTGCTTGGCCTGGCTTCAATTTCTCTGGTAGTCGGCGGCATCGTCATCATGAACATCATGCTTGTGTCCGTGACAGAACGTACCCGCGAAATAGGCGTACGCAAGGCGCTCGGAGCGCGGCAAAAAGATGTGCTGATGCAGTTTCTGATCGAGTCCGCGCTGATGGCCACGCTGGGCGGCGCAATCGGCATCCTGTTCGGTATTGGCGTAGCAGAGTTAATCACGCTCATCTTCGATGTATCGGTCTCGGTTTCACTCGGCTCCGTTCTGCTCGGCCTGTTCATGGCCGCGGGAACGGGTATTTTCTTCGGGGTGTATCCCGCCAGCAAAGCCGCAAAACTGGACCCGATCGTAGCACTGCGATCGGAGATGTGA
- a CDS encoding dUTP diphosphatase → MLLVKLLAEGARIPEVAHPGEDLGYDVFALEATELWAGQSVRVKTGIAVEARHPETGAGLGLLVRDRSSMASKGIAVTGGVIDAGYRGEIQILLTNLTEEAIRLNAGDKIAQMIPVPVLTGKVKQVEDLADSSRLAKGFGSSGK, encoded by the coding sequence ATGCTATTGGTGAAATTACTCGCTGAAGGAGCCCGGATACCTGAAGTCGCACATCCGGGTGAAGATCTTGGATACGACGTATTTGCGCTGGAGGCGACCGAGCTTTGGGCTGGGCAATCCGTGCGCGTAAAGACAGGAATCGCCGTCGAAGCCCGGCATCCGGAGACCGGAGCCGGCCTGGGATTGCTGGTGCGTGACCGCTCCTCGATGGCCTCCAAAGGAATCGCCGTGACTGGCGGGGTTATCGACGCAGGCTATCGCGGCGAAATTCAGATCCTGCTGACCAATCTGACCGAGGAAGCCATCCGCCTCAACGCCGGTGACAAAATAGCCCAGATGATCCCCGTACCGGTCCTGACCGGCAAAGTAAAGCAAGTCGAAGATCTGGCGGATTCCAGCCGTCTGGCAAAAGGCTTCGGCAGCTCCGGGAAATAG
- a CDS encoding nucleotidyltransferase family protein translates to MRPSEALLLHRDTICQLVLEAGMGNPRVFGSVVRGEDNEESDLDILVDPGPRTGLLTMVKVQDDLARVTGVKVDLHSVGELHPRFRDKALARRHRYE, encoded by the coding sequence ATGAGGCCGTCCGAAGCATTGTTATTGCATCGCGATACGATTTGCCAGCTCGTGCTTGAGGCTGGGATGGGGAATCCGCGAGTATTTGGTTCGGTAGTGCGGGGGGAGGACAACGAGGAGAGCGATCTGGATATTCTCGTTGATCCTGGCCCTCGGACGGGCCTGTTAACGATGGTTAAAGTGCAGGATGATCTGGCGAGGGTCACTGGTGTCAAAGTTGACCTTCACTCTGTAGGGGAGTTGCATCCTCGTTTTCGAGATAAGGCTTTGGCGAGGCGTCATCGCTATGAATAA
- a CDS encoding glycoside hydrolase family 2 protein: protein MKQFMLRLPAFLFVAALLSGTAIASAQAVSTVAPPIVITGADRRPAQLLNGEWHYIVDPYFSGLYGFHGAENPDGWFRNQKPKSGDTGPVEYDFSKAPTLKVPGDWNTQQQQLFFYEGPMWYEKDFSFEPKPHTRTFLRIGAANYKSIFWVNGQKVCEHEGGFTAFNCDVTAAVHAGSNFVIAVVDNTRHEDGVPTIKTDWFNYGGLTREVSLITVPDVFIDQYDVHLSKTEPGIVEGWVHLSGTKGGVAKIAIPELGVVSTMGAGQPDDTTPGGGIKITIRASAPGLKLWSPESPKLYKVQISAANGGTTDSVDEEIGFRTIEVRGTEILLNGKPIFLSGICIHAEAPYRTGRAYSDKDAETLLGWAKELGANYVRLAHYPHDETMLRAADRMGLLVWAESPVYWAVQFEKPEVYAKAQHQLDELIGTQRNHAAVILWSMANETPLNDARTKFISDLAAHARELDPTRLITAALLVHTEPNGNRSTKVVDDPLGKYLDVIGTNEYIGWYEQHPETADTTDWKISYDKPLIMSEFGGDAKAGLHGKEDERWTEEYQASIFRHQFGMLNRIPQLRGMSPWVLMDFRSPNRVLQGVQDYFNRKGLISDQGVKKQAFFVLQKEYKEKLVGKAE, encoded by the coding sequence ATGAAGCAATTTATGCTGCGCCTGCCTGCCTTTTTATTTGTTGCCGCTCTGCTTTCGGGAACCGCAATCGCCTCTGCACAAGCTGTATCCACCGTCGCGCCACCCATCGTAATTACAGGCGCGGATCGGCGGCCTGCGCAGTTGTTGAACGGCGAATGGCACTACATCGTGGACCCGTATTTCAGCGGCCTGTACGGCTTTCATGGAGCGGAAAATCCCGATGGCTGGTTCCGGAATCAGAAGCCCAAATCAGGCGACACCGGTCCAGTGGAGTATGACTTTTCCAAGGCGCCTACGCTCAAGGTTCCCGGCGATTGGAACACGCAACAGCAGCAACTGTTCTTCTATGAAGGACCGATGTGGTACGAAAAAGACTTTAGTTTTGAGCCAAAGCCGCATACACGTACGTTTCTCCGCATCGGCGCGGCAAATTACAAATCAATCTTCTGGGTCAATGGGCAAAAGGTCTGCGAGCACGAGGGCGGATTCACTGCCTTCAACTGCGACGTCACTGCGGCTGTCCATGCCGGTAGCAACTTTGTCATCGCCGTTGTGGACAATACGCGCCACGAAGATGGCGTTCCCACCATCAAGACAGATTGGTTTAACTACGGCGGCCTCACCCGCGAGGTCTCGCTCATCACCGTCCCCGATGTGTTCATTGATCAATACGACGTCCATCTCAGCAAGACTGAACCCGGAATCGTTGAGGGCTGGGTACATCTCTCGGGCACAAAGGGTGGTGTTGCGAAGATTGCAATTCCAGAGTTGGGAGTAGTGTCGACAATGGGAGCCGGGCAGCCGGATGACACAACGCCTGGCGGGGGAATCAAGATCACCATCCGGGCGAGCGCACCGGGACTCAAGCTGTGGTCCCCTGAATCGCCGAAGCTCTATAAAGTGCAGATCAGTGCTGCCAACGGGGGTACAACGGATTCCGTCGACGAAGAAATTGGTTTTCGCACCATCGAGGTACGCGGAACAGAGATTCTGCTCAACGGCAAGCCAATTTTCCTAAGCGGCATCTGCATCCATGCCGAGGCGCCGTATCGCACAGGCCGCGCTTATTCAGACAAGGATGCGGAAACTCTACTGGGCTGGGCCAAAGAGCTTGGCGCGAACTACGTGCGCCTGGCGCATTATCCGCATGACGAAACCATGCTGCGTGCGGCCGACCGCATGGGGCTTCTCGTCTGGGCAGAGAGCCCGGTCTATTGGGCGGTGCAGTTTGAGAAGCCCGAGGTTTATGCAAAGGCACAGCATCAACTGGATGAACTGATCGGCACGCAGCGCAATCATGCGGCAGTCATTCTCTGGTCCATGGCCAATGAGACTCCGCTGAACGATGCGCGCACCAAGTTCATCAGCGACCTTGCCGCCCATGCGCGCGAGCTCGATCCGACGCGGCTGATCACCGCTGCGTTGCTCGTGCATACCGAGCCCAATGGAAATCGGTCGACAAAAGTTGTCGATGACCCACTCGGGAAATATCTGGATGTAATCGGAACAAACGAGTACATCGGCTGGTATGAACAACATCCTGAGACCGCGGATACGACGGACTGGAAGATCAGCTACGACAAGCCGCTGATCATGAGCGAATTCGGCGGTGACGCAAAAGCAGGCCTGCACGGCAAAGAAGACGAACGCTGGACAGAGGAGTACCAGGCCAGCATCTTCCGCCACCAGTTCGGAATGCTCAATCGCATTCCGCAGCTACGCGGCATGAGCCCGTGGGTGCTGATGGATTTCCGCTCGCCCAACCGCGTGCTGCAGGGCGTACAGGATTACTTCAATCGCAAGGGCCTGATCAGCGACCAGGGCGTAAAGAAGCAAGCTTTCTTCGTCTTGCAGAAAGAGTACAAGGAAAAGCTGGTAGGGAAAGCTGAATAG